The DNA region GATTTTTCCATTGGGACTGAAAGCAACGGCAAAAACATCATCTTGATGACCCCTGAATATCTTAATGGCATCGCTTTCGGCATCCCACAAGCGCACCGTGTCATCTTTACCGCCACTGGCAACGTGTTCTCCGTCCGGACTAAAGGTAACGGATAAAACCTCATTCCCATGTCCTTCGTAGACGAACAAAACATTGCCCTCTAAATCCCACAAATGCAAGGCTTGACCGGCACTCCCGCTAATAATGCTGTCTCCGTTGGGACTGAATGCCACAGAGGTGATTTCGTAGTCGTGTTCTGGGTGTGGGTTCTCGAATGGTTCGCCGATGGAATTGCCCTCTAAATCCCACAGCCGGATGGTTTTATCGTCGCTACCACTCACGATCGTTTTACCGTCTGGACTGAACGCAACAGAAGTAATAATATCTTCGTGTCCTCGGAAAGGTTCACCGATAGGATTGCCGCCTAAATCCCACAACCGGATGGTTTGGTCGAGACTGGCACTGGCAACGATCTTGCCGTCGGGACTAAACGCGATCGCGGCGATCGTATCCTTATGACCCTGAAACGGCTTTCCCACTGGGTTTCCCTTTAAATCCCACAACCGGATGGTTTTGTCTTCACTCCCGCTTGCAAGGATACTCCCGTCGGGACTGAACGCCACCGAACTAACCGCATTTTCGTGTCCTTCGTAAACGAGTAGCGTATTGCCCTTTAAATTCCACAATCGCACGGTTCTGTCGGCACTCCCGCTTGCAAGGAGATTGCTATCCGGACTAAACGCGATCGCGAGAACTTCTGCCCGATGTCCCCGAAAGACTGAATTGGACTGAGTTTTCCACAATCCAACTACTCCATCGTCGCTGCCACTCACAATATGCTCCCCATCCGAACTGAACGCCACCGCATTGACCGAATCTTCGTGTCCTCGAAAGGGTTCGCCGATGAGGTTCCCCTCCAAATCCCACAACCGCAACGTCTTGTCTAAGCTTGCGCTAATAATCGATTGTCCGTCGGGACTAAAAGCAACCCCATACACTTTATCCTGATGACCCTGGAAGGATTCACTGATGAGATTGCCCTCTAAATCCCACAGCTTGACCGTCTCGTCATAACTGCCACTAGCAATGGTTTTGCCGTCGGGACTGAAAGCAACGGTTGTAATCTCCTCTCGATGTCCTCGAAACGGTTTGCCGAGAGGGTTTCCCTCTAAGTCCCACAGCCGCACGGTTGCGTCCCAACTCCCACTGGCGATGGTTTTGCCGTCGGGACTAAAAGCAACAGAAGTGACAGCATCTTCATGTCCTGCGAACGGTTTGCCAAGAGGGTTTCCCTCTAAATCCCACAGCCTAATGGTTTGATCTTGACTCGCACTGACAATGGTTTTGCCATCGGGACTAAATACCGCGGAGGTAACGACATTTTCGTGTCCTGCGAATGGTTTTCCGATCGCGTTCCCCTGCAAATCCCACAAGCGCATGGTTCCATCCCAACTCGCACTGACAATGGTTTTGCCATCGGGACTAAAAGCAACGGCTGTAATAGCGTCTTCGTGTCCTGGGAAGGGTTTGACCATAAGATTGCCTTCTGAATCCCACAGCCTTACAACTCCATCCCAACCCCCACTGACAACCTTTGTTCCATCGGGACTCACAGCCACCCAATTGACTTCGCCCTCATGACCGAGAAACATATTATTGAATTTTGGGGTTTCTATGGCGGTGAGCAAGCCATACTGGACGCGATCGAACTCGGAATGCAAAAAATGCTTGAACAGAGATTGACTCTTTCCTGTCGCCTCAATCGCCAACACCAGACCTTGCAAGGGATTGACCGATAGGGTGTCTTTAATTTGGGATGCTTCTGCTCGCAAGTCTGCTTGATTTTTGCTAATCAACGAGAAGATCGTCAAGCTCCCTAGTGCAACAAAGACACCTGCTGCAATTCCCCAACGGATGATGCGGTTTCTTCGCTTTCTCCAAACGCTGCGTCGCACAAATTCGTCTTCTGTTTGATTCAACCAATTGTCTTCAGAACGGCGCACCTGTCGGAGCAAATCTAGGCGGGGATTGGCGTGCCATAAATACAGATTCTTGCCCTTTTCGCTCCACTCCTGAGCCGCAGGGGTTAGTCGCCGTTGCAAAATTAATGTTTCTTGTTCTTCTCGCTCCCAAGCTAATAGTTTTTGCCACCCTCTAACCAAGGCATCGTGAGCGGGTTCGATGTAAGGATAGCCTTTGGCATCAATTCCCCCAACCAATAATCTTGCCGCACTCAAACGATCGATAATTCGTTGTACTTGAGTATTTTTCGGTTCGGGATATTCCAATTCTGTAAGGGGAACCTGGCGGCGGGTGAGTTCTCCTCCACTGACCGCGATCGCGCGTAACATGAGATGGCGAATGGTTTGACCGCAGTCTTGGTCTTCTTTCACTAAAGCATCGTACTCCGCATCGGCGCGTTGGGTCAGGCTGCGCGCCACTCCCCCCAATTCCTCATAGTCTTCTTGGGTAATGGCTCGTTTGTCCCTGTTTCCTTCCCGGACTTTCTGGAGATATTTCAAGTACAGCTCGCTCAAGGTGAAAGAGAGGAGGGGTAAGGCTCCGGGCATTTGCATCACTTCATCGATCAATCGATCGACAAGGGAAGGTGGCTCGAAATACATCACCCGTTGGGATGCGGGTTGTTCGATCGCGTCTCGCAATTCTTCCCGCGTCATGGGGGAAATGACAAATCGCCCATCTTGCCAATAGGGTTCGAGGGCAGTTTCTCGGAATTGGGGTTCAAAGTCGGAACGCAGGGTGAGGAGAATTCGGACTTGTTGGGGCGCGATCGCGATCGCGCGAGCGATAAAGTGTAAGAACTGCTCCCGAAGTTGTGAGGAGGGACAAAGGGTAAACAGTTCTTCGCTTTGATCGATGACCAGGAGAAGATACGTGTTGGAATTATGTTTTATCCAGGCGGTAAGATTTTGCAGCAACCGTTGACATTCCCCTTCGGAGGGGGAGTTGGGTTGAGAAAATTGAGGCAGGCGAGCGTGTTGTAGGGTGTTGTTGAGGGCGTTAAAAGGGGAGTCTCCCGGACGCAGGGGAGAGAGAATTGTCCAAAAAGCGAGATCGGATTCGAGGGTTTTGATGTGGGGGATCAGTCCGGCTTTCACCAGGCTCGATTTGCCGCTTCCGGACGCGCCGAGAACGACGGTGAGGGGATGCTCTCGGACAAAGGGATAAAGGTTTTCGATGGTTGCGCTGCGCCCGAAAAAGAGGTGAGCGGAGTCTTCATCGAAGGATTCCAAGCCGCGATAGGGGTTTTGGGTGACATCTAAAGGGGGTGCGGGGGGAAGGTTGAGTTCGTGTCCGGGAGTGAGGAAGATGTATTCCCCTTTGTCGTGCTTGTCGAGCGCCCAGAGTCCGGGGGTTTGGCGCTGTCTGCGGTCTTCAGTGAGGAGTTCCACGCGATCGCGCAAATACAAATACAATTCTGTGGCAGTAATCACCCCATCCCCGGCAGGTTTGCCATTTTGCGCGGGGGGAGAGCTATCCGCTTGTCCTTCTAAGGCTTCGATGAGGGCAGCCGCAAAGGGAGAATGGTTGTTAACGGTGCGTCCGCGATGATCGGTTAAGGTGAGGAGATCGAGGGCTTTTTGATCGTGAGCGGCAGAGGTGATCGCTTGCCACGCAGGAGACTCAATAAAGCGGTCGAAGCGCTCTTTGTGGATGACTTCTGGGGCGCTCAACAAGTCCCTGGTACTCGCCCAGCGAAAGGCTCCGGCAAAGCAGCAGTCGAGGATGGCGAGGAAGTGGCGGCAGGGGAGAGCGAGCAATGCCCCTTGCAGTTCGGGCATGGGGAGGTAGCTGGAAGAGTTGCCCAATTGCGCGTCTTGGGGAATGAGGTAGCCTTGAGGACCCTCGTCGCTGTTGAGGGCAATTCCGTGTCCGGCGAAATAGAAGAGTACGGTGTCTTCCGTCTCGATCTTCTGGGGAAGAGTGGTTTGCAGAAAGTCGAGAAGGGCGTTGAGGGTGGCTTGTGCATCGAGGAATCGCCAGACGATGTAACCGTGGTCTTCCTCGAGCAAGCGAGCAATTTCTTTCGCATCGCTGACGGCACTTTGTAAGGGGGAAATTCCGTGTTGGTATTGGTTAATGCCGATAACGACGGCTAGGCGACGATTGATTTTTGGCATCTGACGCACTCCTGTCCTGGTTCTCTCATTCTACCGATCGCGCCAGCACCCCATTGCGATCTCGATCCCAATAAAGTACGTGTTTATATCCGAGTTTTATGCGATCTCTTCCCGCTCGATCTCCCCATGCCAGTGTTAGTCCCCAGGGGGATTCTCTCTGCGTCTCCGCGTCAGCCTCAACCTATCAATTTCAAGCTGACAGCCTACTAGCGGCGACGTTCTTCAAGAATGCGGTACACGTCCCGCAAATCGACGTTATGGTGAGCCATTGCCACTAAAGCATGGTAAAACAGATCGGCAACTTCTCCCGCGATCGCGCCGGGATCGTCATCCTTACACGCCATCACCACCTCAGCAGCTTCCTCGCCAATTTTTTTGAGAATTTTATTATCGCCACCCGCGAAGAGTTTGCGGGTATAAGACCCCTCAACAGGGCGATCGCGCCGATCGCGTACCACCCGGTACAATCCAGACAGGGTATCGGCGGGAGGCGCTTGTTTCGTCCCTTCCACCTGATGGAAACAACTGCGTTCTCCGGTGTGACAGGCAATATCCCCAATCTGTTCGATGGTAACCAGAAGTGCATCGCTATCGCAATCGTAGCGAAGGGAACGTACCTTTTGGAAATGTCCGGAGGTTGCGCCTTTATGCCACAATTCCTGGCGAGAACGACTCCAATACCAAACCTCTCCCGTTTCCAAGGTTTTTTGTAGTGCGTCGCGGTTCATCCACGCGAGCATCAACACCGTTCCATCTAAATAATCTTGCGCGATCGCGGGGACTAATCCCTGTTCGTTGAAGCGAATTGCATCGAGCGGAATCGCGCGATCGAAAGAGTGAGATTCAGCAGCAGACATTCGTTCTAAACCCATTGCAAGCAAGCAGTAGCTTTTTTATTGTAGGCGAAGCCGAGTAACTTCAGTCATCACCTCAACAGTCATCAGTTATCGAAATAGGCGCGTGCTACCGAAGGCAGATCTCTTTGAGATCGCACAACTCCTATTTCATTTCGCCACAATAGCAGTTTTCTCGACCACACCCTTATAATTACAAAACTTGCGCGCGATCGTAATATACCCCCATTGGTTCAGCCAATTTACAGCTCAATTTGACTTCGAGCGACTTGTCTCAAAGTCATTAATCCCTCACCCCGTCTCCCCATCACCCCGTCTCCCCGTCATCTCTGTTATGAACTCCATCCAAGAACAACTCAAACAGCAGTTCACTCAAGCCTTAGTTAGCGCATTAGGTTCTGAATTTTCCGCGATCGATCCGATGGTTGTCCCCGCCAGCAACCCCCGATTTGGAGACTATCAATGCAACATTGCTTTGCCGTTAGCCAAACAACTCAAACAAAAACCTAGAGAAATCGCACAACAAATTCTCGATAACCTTAACATTAGTGAGATTTGCGAAACTCCGGAAATTGCAGGGCCCGGATTTATTAACCTCACTCTCAAACCCAGTTACCTTGAAACGCAACTCAGTGCAATTCAAACCGATCCGCGATTGGGAACAGAAAAAGTCAAAGAACCTCAGCGAGTTATTGTCGATTTTTCTAGTCCAAACATTGCCAAAGAAATGCACGTCGGACATTTACGTTCAACTATTATTGGTGACTGTATTGCGCAGATTTTAGAATTTAGAGGTCATGACGTTCTTCGCCTCAATCACGTTGGCGATTGGGGAACGCAATTTGGAATGTTAATTGCCTACCTGCGGGAAGCCTATCCCGATGCACTCACCACCGCAGACGCACTAGATATTGGCGATTTAGTGAGCTTTTATAAACAAGCAAAACAACGTTTTGATGAAGACAAAGAATTCAAAGAAACCGCGCGCCAAGAAGTT from Lusitaniella coriacea LEGE 07157 includes:
- a CDS encoding nSTAND1 domain-containing NTPase → MPKINRRLAVVIGINQYQHGISPLQSAVSDAKEIARLLEEDHGYIVWRFLDAQATLNALLDFLQTTLPQKIETEDTVLFYFAGHGIALNSDEGPQGYLIPQDAQLGNSSSYLPMPELQGALLALPCRHFLAILDCCFAGAFRWASTRDLLSAPEVIHKERFDRFIESPAWQAITSAAHDQKALDLLTLTDHRGRTVNNHSPFAAALIEALEGQADSSPPAQNGKPAGDGVITATELYLYLRDRVELLTEDRRQRQTPGLWALDKHDKGEYIFLTPGHELNLPPAPPLDVTQNPYRGLESFDEDSAHLFFGRSATIENLYPFVREHPLTVVLGASGSGKSSLVKAGLIPHIKTLESDLAFWTILSPLRPGDSPFNALNNTLQHARLPQFSQPNSPSEGECQRLLQNLTAWIKHNSNTYLLLVIDQSEELFTLCPSSQLREQFLHFIARAIAIAPQQVRILLTLRSDFEPQFRETALEPYWQDGRFVISPMTREELRDAIEQPASQRVMYFEPPSLVDRLIDEVMQMPGALPLLSFTLSELYLKYLQKVREGNRDKRAITQEDYEELGGVARSLTQRADAEYDALVKEDQDCGQTIRHLMLRAIAVSGGELTRRQVPLTELEYPEPKNTQVQRIIDRLSAARLLVGGIDAKGYPYIEPAHDALVRGWQKLLAWEREEQETLILQRRLTPAAQEWSEKGKNLYLWHANPRLDLLRQVRRSEDNWLNQTEDEFVRRSVWRKRRNRIIRWGIAAGVFVALGSLTIFSLISKNQADLRAEASQIKDTLSVNPLQGLVLAIEATGKSQSLFKHFLHSEFDRVQYGLLTAIETPKFNNMFLGHEGEVNWVAVSPDGTKVVSGGWDGVVRLWDSEGNLMVKPFPGHEDAITAVAFSPDGKTIVSASWDGTMRLWDLQGNAIGKPFAGHENVVTSAVFSPDGKTIVSASQDQTIRLWDLEGNPLGKPFAGHEDAVTSVAFSPDGKTIASGSWDATVRLWDLEGNPLGKPFRGHREEITTVAFSPDGKTIASGSYDETVKLWDLEGNLISESFQGHQDKVYGVAFSPDGQSIISASLDKTLRLWDLEGNLIGEPFRGHEDSVNAVAFSSDGEHIVSGSDDGVVGLWKTQSNSVFRGHRAEVLAIAFSPDSNLLASGSADRTVRLWNLKGNTLLVYEGHENAVSSVAFSPDGSILASGSEDKTIRLWDLKGNPVGKPFQGHKDTIAAIAFSPDGKIVASASLDQTIRLWDLGGNPIGEPFRGHEDIITSVAFSPDGKTIVSGSDDKTIRLWDLEGNSIGEPFENPHPEHDYEITSVAFSPNGDSIISGSAGQALHLWDLEGNVLFVYEGHGNEVLSVTFSPDGEHVASGGKDDTVRLWDAESDAIKIFRGHQDDVFAVAFSPNGKIIASSSHDRTIRLWQGGDWRTWLKKACHNPIVERPGRLDRLPNWKSWEETTQKARKTCQKYVWNQQH
- the hisIE gene encoding bifunctional phosphoribosyl-AMP cyclohydrolase/phosphoribosyl-ATP diphosphatase HisIE; this encodes MSAAESHSFDRAIPLDAIRFNEQGLVPAIAQDYLDGTVLMLAWMNRDALQKTLETGEVWYWSRSRQELWHKGATSGHFQKVRSLRYDCDSDALLVTIEQIGDIACHTGERSCFHQVEGTKQAPPADTLSGLYRVVRDRRDRPVEGSYTRKLFAGGDNKILKKIGEEAAEVVMACKDDDPGAIAGEVADLFYHALVAMAHHNVDLRDVYRILEERRR